DNA sequence from the Leptospira limi genome:
TCTCAAATTTTTCAAAAACTTTCTCACCAATTACTTCTTTATAATCATTTGCTTTTTTATAGATGGCCTGTAATTGTTCATAACTTCCTGTAAAATTATCCAAATTGACTTTATTGACTAACATCGAATTTGCGAGAGGAATGGCTCTTTGTAAGCTCCAAAGAGTAATCGCAATTTCAGACAAAGCACCTCCGTTAGCAATAGCAACACCCATCCCAGCCAGTGCTGCCAAAATCCCAATGGTATAGTGAAGATTAGAAACCCCTGTGGATAGAACTTGTGTTTTCAGTGTTATTTTAACGTGGTCATCGTAAGCAGATAAATACCTTGTTATCGAAGATTCCTGTCTTCCATATCCCTGAACAATTTTTATACCTTGGAATGTTTCATGTAAAAGTTCCATAACTCTTCCAGAAGTCGAAGTATTCAAAGCTCCTAACTTATTATTTAAAGGTTGTAAAAGTAAAAACGGAACTGTCAGAATGCCCAAAGTCAAAATACTTGTCCCGACCATTAGAGGCATAAGAAAGACAGGAAGAGCCATAATTAGTAATAATTGAAAAGAAATTGCAAATTGATTTGCAAGAGATGTCATCGCATCTCCCACTTTAATGATTTCATGTTGGAAAGTGTTTAAAATTTTTCCCTGACTCAGTGAACCAAAAAACCCCCACCGAGCTCCAAGAAAATTCCGAAATCCTTCTACATTCAAATCGCGCAAAACTGCATAACCTATACTTCTATTAATATAAAATATCAGAATTACAAACAAAGAATTCAACATATTCCCGATAGCAAATATTGCAGAAAACGACAATACCCCAATGGGAATTCGAAACAAATTCAAAACTAAGATAAACTTTTTAGTGATATTATTTGCGTTTGTTAAACTAGGATCCAAAAGGTAATCAGCAAGTGGAGCAACGCAGACGGCAACGATCATTGATAATGCACCGCTCATGACTACGGAAAAAATTAATCCACAAAAAAGAAAAGGATGTTTGGTTATAAAATTATATAAAAGGGAAATTAATATTCGATTTTTCACTTTATCTAGATTTTAAATCGTAAATTTTAATTTTCTTAAAAGAATCGATGTAAACACAAAAGGAAATTTTAGGACTCCCTTCAAAACGATGAGACAAGATGGAATAAAAAATTGCGGACAGTCTTTTAGGACATTTTTAAGAGAAAGTAAAATAGCAATAATTCTATAATCAGAAACATTTTCTTCCACAATACCATATACGGTTGATGAAATTTGATTCTTCTTAAATTTTTTAACTAATGAAGAAGTTTGTTCATCAAAAAGACTTTCCCAGATTTCCAAAATTCTCGATTCATCCCAACCCTTTGTCAAAGATTGGTAAAAAACTTCTCCCCTAGCCTTTGAAAGTTTATTTACCTGAGTTGGATGATGACGCCAAAAAACCTTTGCTTCCGGATCATATCCGCTATCACCAAAAATCGCATATTTTAACAACTGCGACACATCAACATTTCGATCAAACCCACCTTCTCTGAGTAACACCTCTTTTCTAATGGAAAAGATCTCGCCGGGTGCGGAGAAAAGTTTTTTCGGATTGCCGTTTAAAAAATCAAGTGCTAAATCCAAACCCTTAGTGAATCGTCCTCTTAAATTTTTGTCGATGTAGTTACCGTTTACTTTTCCGTTTGAATCAATGGAAAATATTGCTGGGGATGCTGTTACACAATTAGGATTCTCTAAAAACAATCCAACCATTTTGTCAGCGTAGTTTGGACTCATCATATCATCATAAGCAAGATGAGATACATAGTCTCCTTTGCAGTAGGACAAACCAACATTCCAACAAACGCTTACATTAATACAGGGGTCATTCCATGAAAAAACGTTCTTATCGAATTTAACAAAAGAAACATTTTCCTTAGTTTCATATACTTCTCGAAGATAAAGAGCCACATCTTCCACTGCACCATTATCAATTAACATCAATTCCACATTTGAATATGTTTGATTTAAAATTGATTCAATAGCTTGCTTAACTAACGGAAGATTATAAAATGCATCCTGGATGATTGTTAAAACAGGTTTTCCTGAAACATAGTTCTCTTTTTTTGCAGGAAAGTATTTATGAGGGAATTCTGTATATTTATCTAAAAACATTTAACAAATCTAATTCACTTCGTATGCTTGCATCCAAATTTGACGCCCATTGAATGTTTATTTTGTTTCGGACTTTTTCAGAACTTACTTCATAACTTAACTGATTCATAATTGGGCTATCAACAAATTCTACTTTTAATTCAGGTACATATTTCTGAATATTTTCTACAATGTCCCTAACAGTAGCGTTTGTTGTTAAAACATTATATATCTCACCATCAAAAATATCTTTTTTAATAAATTCAACAATAGTCTTACAAGCGTCTTTTAATTCTAAATAAGGACGCATTTGTTCGTATGCAGTTTTCCATACGGTAATTGGTTTTCGAAACGATGCCTGCCAACAAAACTTATTTACTGCCGTGTGGAACCTAATGCCTGGAGAAACTCCTACAATCGTTCCGAAACGAAAGGTAACTACTTTTAAGTTCTTTTCTTTAAACATAGAACGAACCAATTTTTCTTCCTTTAATTTCGTAGTCGCATAAGGGCTCTGTGGTTTTAGCTCATCTTCAGAACAATTTTCATCGACTAAAGCATTTTGAGTCCCATATACGCTCGTTGAAGAAAGAGTTATTAATCTTACATTCTCATTTAAACAAGCTTCTGCTACTCTTTTGGTGGAATTGAAGTTATTGTTTTCTACCGCATCTGCCTTATCAAAACTTCCTGCGGCATCAGTAATAGCTGCCAAATGAATAACTACTTGTGCTCCTGAAAAAATTTCTTCCAGATTGAGCTTTGTTATATCACCTTCTACAAATTTATACTTTGCATTTTTTGGAAGATCAAACAGAGAACAATATCTCTGCGTCATCAGGTTATCGATCATAACTATTTCCGAGTCCGGAAAAGATTCCGGGAGTGATCTAACCAGTAACGACCCAATATGCCCTAAGGCTCCAGTAACGATGATTTTCATTATTTATTCCTTACCCACTCTAAAAAATCGGAATACTCACGTATATAGTCTTCCGCTTCATATCCTCTATCGCATAATACCATTAGTACCGAATTTTCATTAACATAAGCTTGAGTTGCCCAAATACCCGGTGGAATTAACAATCCATCGCTCATCTTTTCTAAATCAAATTCAGATTTAGAACTACCATTATCACATGTTACTTTAATTTTCCCATTCACACAAATCAGAAGCTGAGAACATTTACGATGAGAATGTTCTCCTCTGATATCATTTACATTAGCAGTAACGGTAAAAACCCTTTGAATCAAAAAAGGCACTTCTTTTCCCGATTCGAAAACACTTAGAGATCCGTTATCTTCCGAAAAAGAAGGGAAACGTATCAAACTTGGTTTTAACATATTAATTTTATATTCCTTTTCCGTAAGAATAACGCAAACCGGATTCTAAAGAGAATTTCGGATTCCAATTCGCTGCAGATTTAAACGAACTTACATCATAAACAACACTTCTAGAATCAACTAGAGAAGAACCAGCAGGTGGATTTACATATTCTATCTTCGATTTTTCTCCGCTGATTTCAGAAGCAATTTGTACAGCAGCAGAAAATGCATCAGCTAAAGAATGAGATTGTCCTGTTCCAATTAGAAAATGTTTTCCATTCGTTTTTTCAATAAAATCAGAAGCATGTGTAAATGCAGATACAACATCTTCAATATGAATATAATCTCTTAGTGAGAAACCATCTCCAAAAATTTGGATAGTTTCTCCCTTTAAAGCACGATGAAAAATTTTGTCTAAAACTCCTCTGTCTTGTTCTTGGCCAGGCTTGGTTCCGCCATAAACATTGGCAAGTCGCAAAGAACATCCCAAGAGCCAACCTTCTCTTATAAATTGTTTGAGATAATTTTCAGCAGACAATTTACTGATGTCATAAAAACTAACAGGCTCGTCACGAAATAATTCATTCAATAACGGAGCTTTATGAATTCCTGCTTGGGTGGTTGTAGCCGCAAGAATCACAATTGGTTTTTTTTTCTGATTCCTAAGGTGAAGTAGTAATTTCAAGAAACCAAGCAAATTCACTTGTAAATCATACAATGGATCTAACTTTGCCCGCGGTATGCTTGTTTGGCCAGCCAGATGATAAACGATATCGAACTCTGGTAAACTTAAACCTTCAAAATCAGGATTTTCCAAATCGAACACTACATTCTTTTTTTCACTGGGAACAGGTTTACGAGAATGATAATATATTTCTTTGCCTAAAGCTTCCAGCCTTTCCGCCAAAGCTGAACCAATGAGTCCACTCGAACCTGTAATCAAAACTGGCATAAATTTTTAATATAAATCTTTTAAAAAAGGTAACTTCGAATC
Encoded proteins:
- a CDS encoding ABC transporter ATP-binding protein, whose protein sequence is MKNRILISLLYNFITKHPFLFCGLIFSVVMSGALSMIVAVCVAPLADYLLDPSLTNANNITKKFILVLNLFRIPIGVLSFSAIFAIGNMLNSLFVILIFYINRSIGYAVLRDLNVEGFRNFLGARWGFFGSLSQGKILNTFQHEIIKVGDAMTSLANQFAISFQLLLIMALPVFLMPLMVGTSILTLGILTVPFLLLQPLNNKLGALNTSTSGRVMELLHETFQGIKIVQGYGRQESSITRYLSAYDDHVKITLKTQVLSTGVSNLHYTIGILAALAGMGVAIANGGALSEIAITLWSLQRAIPLANSMLVNKVNLDNFTGSYEQLQAIYKKANDYKEVIGEKVFEKFEIEIKFESIHFSYPGRPELFKNLNILIPKGEMVAFVGESGSGKSTIVDLILGLQVPTKGKITVDGINFEDWNKNSFREKIGYVPQDPILFHSSIRDNLLWSRENSTEDELWKACQIANADQFIKKLPEGLDTIVGDRGVLLSGGQRQRIALARAILRKPPILILDEATSSLDTESEQLIQESVDSIAKETTIIVIAHRLSTIVKADRIYVMKMGELLEEGSFSELMQKSKGYFASMFEIQRGA
- a CDS encoding glycosyltransferase produces the protein MFLDKYTEFPHKYFPAKKENYVSGKPVLTIIQDAFYNLPLVKQAIESILNQTYSNVELMLIDNGAVEDVALYLREVYETKENVSFVKFDKNVFSWNDPCINVSVCWNVGLSYCKGDYVSHLAYDDMMSPNYADKMVGLFLENPNCVTASPAIFSIDSNGKVNGNYIDKNLRGRFTKGLDLALDFLNGNPKKLFSAPGEIFSIRKEVLLREGGFDRNVDVSQLLKYAIFGDSGYDPEAKVFWRHHPTQVNKLSKARGEVFYQSLTKGWDESRILEIWESLFDEQTSSLVKKFKKNQISSTVYGIVEENVSDYRIIAILLSLKNVLKDCPQFFIPSCLIVLKGVLKFPFVFTSILLRKLKFTI
- a CDS encoding SDR family oxidoreductase, translating into MKIIVTGALGHIGSLLVRSLPESFPDSEIVMIDNLMTQRYCSLFDLPKNAKYKFVEGDITKLNLEEIFSGAQVVIHLAAITDAAGSFDKADAVENNNFNSTKRVAEACLNENVRLITLSSTSVYGTQNALVDENCSEDELKPQSPYATTKLKEEKLVRSMFKEKNLKVVTFRFGTIVGVSPGIRFHTAVNKFCWQASFRKPITVWKTAYEQMRPYLELKDACKTIVEFIKKDIFDGEIYNVLTTNATVRDIVENIQKYVPELKVEFVDSPIMNQLSYEVSSEKVRNKINIQWASNLDASIRSELDLLNVFR
- a CDS encoding sugar 3,4-ketoisomerase; protein product: MLKPSLIRFPSFSEDNGSLSVFESGKEVPFLIQRVFTVTANVNDIRGEHSHRKCSQLLICVNGKIKVTCDNGSSKSEFDLEKMSDGLLIPPGIWATQAYVNENSVLMVLCDRGYEAEDYIREYSDFLEWVRNK
- a CDS encoding NAD-dependent epimerase/dehydratase family protein, yielding MPVLITGSSGLIGSALAERLEALGKEIYYHSRKPVPSEKKNVVFDLENPDFEGLSLPEFDIVYHLAGQTSIPRAKLDPLYDLQVNLLGFLKLLLHLRNQKKKPIVILAATTTQAGIHKAPLLNELFRDEPVSFYDISKLSAENYLKQFIREGWLLGCSLRLANVYGGTKPGQEQDRGVLDKIFHRALKGETIQIFGDGFSLRDYIHIEDVVSAFTHASDFIEKTNGKHFLIGTGQSHSLADAFSAAVQIASEISGEKSKIEYVNPPAGSSLVDSRSVVYDVSSFKSAANWNPKFSLESGLRYSYGKGI